The following proteins are co-located in the Citrobacter freundii ATCC 8090 = MTCC 1658 = NBRC 12681 genome:
- the livF gene encoding high-affinity branched-chain amino acid ABC transporter ATP-binding protein LivF, translating to MDKAMLSFDKVNAHYGKIQALHDVSLYINQGEIVTLIGANGAGKTTLLGTLCGDPRATSGRIVFDGKDITDWQTAKIMREAVAIVPEGRRVFSRMTVEENLAMGGFFAEKDQFQERIKWVYDLFPRLHERRIQRAGTMSGGEQQMLAIGRALMSQPRLLLLDEPSLGLAPIIIQQIFNTIEQLREQGMTIFLVEQNANQALKLADRGYVLENGHVVLEDTGDALLANEAVRSAYLGG from the coding sequence ATGGATAAGGCGATGTTATCGTTCGACAAAGTCAACGCCCACTACGGCAAGATACAGGCGCTGCACGACGTCAGCTTGTATATCAACCAGGGTGAAATCGTTACTCTGATTGGTGCCAACGGCGCGGGAAAAACCACGCTGCTCGGCACATTGTGTGGTGACCCGCGAGCGACCAGCGGGCGAATCGTCTTTGATGGTAAAGACATTACCGACTGGCAGACGGCGAAAATCATGCGCGAAGCGGTAGCGATTGTGCCGGAAGGGCGTCGCGTGTTTTCCCGTATGACGGTGGAAGAGAACCTGGCGATGGGCGGTTTCTTTGCCGAGAAAGACCAGTTTCAGGAACGCATCAAGTGGGTGTATGACCTGTTTCCTCGCCTGCATGAGCGTCGTATTCAACGTGCAGGAACGATGTCCGGCGGTGAACAACAGATGCTGGCGATAGGCCGTGCGCTGATGAGCCAGCCGAGGCTGCTACTGCTTGATGAACCGTCGCTGGGTCTGGCGCCGATTATCATCCAGCAGATCTTTAACACTATTGAGCAACTGCGCGAGCAGGGGATGACCATTTTCCTTGTCGAACAGAACGCTAACCAGGCGCTGAAGCTCGCCGATCGCGGCTACGTGCTGGAAAACGGTCATGTGGTGCTGGAAGACACTGGCGATGCGCTACTGGCTAACGAAGCGGTGCGCAGTGCGTATCTGGGCGGTTAA
- the livG gene encoding high-affinity branched-chain amino acid ABC transporter ATP-binding protein LivG: protein MSQPLLSVNGLMMRFGGLLAVNNVELELRPQEIVSLIGPNGAGKTTVFNCLTGFYKPTGGTIKLRDQHLEGLPGQQIARMGVVRTFQHVRLFREMTVIENLLVAQHQQLKTGVFSGLLKTPSFRRAQSEALDRAATWLERIGLLEHANRQASNLAYGDQRRLEIARCMVTQPEILMLDEPAAGLNPKETKELDELIAELRNHHNTTILLIEHDMKLVMGISDRIYVVNQGTPLANGTPEQIRNNPDVIRAYLGEA, encoded by the coding sequence ATGAGTCAGCCATTATTATCCGTTAACGGCCTGATGATGCGCTTCGGCGGTCTGCTGGCGGTAAACAACGTTGAACTGGAACTGCGGCCGCAGGAAATAGTTTCGTTAATCGGGCCAAACGGCGCGGGAAAAACCACGGTCTTCAACTGCCTGACCGGTTTTTATAAGCCGACCGGTGGGACGATTAAGCTGCGCGACCAGCACCTGGAAGGACTACCGGGTCAGCAAATCGCGCGTATGGGCGTGGTGCGTACTTTCCAGCACGTACGTCTGTTTCGCGAAATGACGGTGATTGAAAACCTGCTGGTGGCGCAACATCAGCAACTGAAAACCGGCGTCTTCTCCGGCCTGTTGAAAACTCCGTCGTTCCGTCGCGCGCAGAGTGAAGCGTTGGATCGCGCCGCCACCTGGCTGGAGCGTATTGGTTTGCTGGAGCACGCCAACCGTCAGGCGAGTAACCTGGCCTACGGCGATCAGCGTCGTCTGGAGATTGCCCGTTGCATGGTGACCCAGCCGGAAATCCTGATGCTCGACGAACCCGCTGCGGGACTCAACCCGAAAGAGACCAAAGAGCTGGACGAACTGATTGCTGAACTGCGTAACCATCACAACACCACCATTTTGTTGATTGAGCACGACATGAAGCTGGTGATGGGGATTTCCGATCGTATTTACGTGGTGAACCAGGGCACGCCGCTGGCGAATGGGACGCCGGAACAGATTCGTAATAACCCGGATGTTATCCGCGCCTATTTAGGTGAAGCATAA
- the panM gene encoding aspartate 1-decarboxylase autocleavage activator PanM, which yields MKLTIVRLDNFSDQDQIDLGKIWPEYSASSLSVDETHRIYAARFNERLLGAVRVTLSGTQGALDSLRVRDITRRRGVGQYLIEEVIRENPDVSSWWMADVGVEDRSVMAAFMQALGFTAQENGWEKR from the coding sequence ATGAAGCTGACCATCGTTCGTTTAGATAACTTTAGCGACCAGGACCAGATTGATCTGGGCAAAATCTGGCCGGAATATTCCGCCTCATCATTAAGCGTAGATGAAACGCACCGGATCTACGCCGCGCGCTTTAACGAGCGTCTGTTAGGCGCAGTTCGCGTAACCCTGAGCGGCACGCAAGGCGCATTGGATTCCTTGCGCGTACGCGATATCACCCGCCGCCGCGGCGTCGGGCAGTATTTGATCGAAGAAGTGATCCGGGAAAACCCTGACGTGAGTTCATGGTGGATGGCCGACGTCGGCGTTGAAGACCGCAGCGTGATGGCCGCGTTTATGCAGGCGTTAGGGTTTACGGCCCAGGAAAATGGCTGGGAAAAAAGATAA
- the ftsY gene encoding signal recognition particle-docking protein FtsY — protein sequence MAKEKKRGFFSWLGFGQKEQAPENETEVKNEEQQPVAEETTVVEEQPRAEETRSEAETQAFAAEVVEVTEQVAEIEKLQPEEEPVAEQAQPEIEPVAEPVAETVVETPAAVVIEREELPLPEEVKTEEVSAEEWQAEAETVEIVEAAEEEAENEPQLTDEELEAQALAAEAAEEAVMVVPVEEPAVEEPVEEEVVQEQEKPTKEGFFARLKRSLLKTKENLGSGFISLFRGKKIDDDLFEELEEQLLIADVGVETTRKIIANLTEGASRKQLKDAEALYGLLKEEMGEILAKVDEPLNVEGKTPFVILMVGVNGVGKTTTIGKLARQFEQQGKSVMLAAGDTFRAAAVEQLQVWGQRNNIPVIAQHTGADSASVIFDAIQAAKARNVDVLIADTAGRLQNKSHLMEELKKIVRVMKKLDEDAPHEVMLTIDASTGQNAISQAKLFHEAVGLTGITLTKLDGTAKGGVIFSVADQFGIPIRYIGVGERIEDLRPFKADDFIEALFARED from the coding sequence ATGGCGAAAGAGAAAAAACGTGGCTTTTTTTCCTGGCTGGGCTTTGGTCAAAAAGAGCAGGCACCGGAAAACGAGACAGAAGTAAAAAACGAAGAACAACAACCGGTTGCTGAAGAAACTACCGTCGTTGAAGAACAGCCGCGCGCCGAGGAAACCCGTAGCGAGGCGGAAACGCAAGCCTTTGCTGCTGAAGTCGTTGAAGTAACTGAACAGGTTGCGGAAATTGAGAAACTGCAGCCGGAAGAAGAACCTGTCGCCGAACAAGCGCAGCCGGAAATTGAGCCGGTTGCTGAACCCGTTGCTGAAACTGTAGTGGAAACGCCAGCGGCGGTGGTTATCGAACGCGAAGAATTGCCGCTGCCGGAAGAGGTGAAAACCGAAGAAGTTTCTGCCGAAGAGTGGCAGGCCGAAGCGGAAACAGTGGAAATTGTTGAGGCGGCTGAAGAAGAAGCTGAAAACGAGCCGCAACTGACCGACGAAGAGCTGGAAGCCCAGGCGCTGGCCGCTGAGGCTGCTGAAGAAGCGGTTATGGTGGTGCCGGTAGAAGAACCTGCTGTAGAAGAACCGGTAGAAGAAGAGGTAGTCCAGGAGCAGGAAAAACCAACCAAAGAAGGTTTCTTTGCGCGACTAAAACGCAGCCTGCTGAAAACAAAAGAAAACCTAGGTTCCGGATTTATCAGTCTGTTCCGTGGTAAAAAGATCGACGATGATCTGTTTGAAGAGCTGGAAGAGCAACTGCTGATCGCCGATGTGGGCGTAGAAACGACCCGTAAGATCATTGCGAATCTGACAGAAGGTGCCAGCCGCAAGCAGCTTAAAGATGCGGAAGCGCTGTACGGCCTGCTGAAAGAAGAGATGGGCGAGATTCTGGCGAAGGTTGACGAACCGCTGAATGTTGAGGGCAAAACACCATTTGTTATCTTAATGGTTGGCGTCAACGGTGTGGGCAAAACCACCACTATTGGTAAGCTGGCGCGTCAGTTTGAACAGCAGGGTAAATCAGTAATGCTGGCGGCGGGCGATACTTTCCGTGCGGCGGCGGTAGAACAGCTGCAGGTCTGGGGTCAGCGTAATAATATTCCGGTGATTGCTCAGCATACCGGTGCGGATTCCGCGTCCGTTATCTTTGATGCCATCCAGGCGGCGAAGGCGCGTAACGTAGACGTGCTGATCGCTGATACCGCAGGGCGTTTGCAGAATAAATCGCACCTGATGGAAGAATTGAAAAAAATCGTTCGCGTCATGAAGAAGCTGGACGAAGATGCGCCGCATGAAGTTATGCTGACTATCGACGCCAGCACCGGGCAGAATGCGATAAGCCAGGCCAAACTGTTCCATGAAGCGGTGGGCTTAACCGGTATCACTCTGACCAAGCTGGATGGTACGGCGAAGGGCGGGGTTATCTTCTCGGTTGCCGATCAGTTTGGCATCCCTATCCGTTATATCGGTGTGGGCGAACGTATCGAGGATTTACGTCCGTTTAAAGCGGACGATTTTATAGAGGCACTTTTTGCCCGAGAGGATTAA
- the ftsX gene encoding permease-like cell division protein FtsX, which translates to MNRRDAINQIKQFGGRLDRFRKSGGAPGDGGRNAPKRAKAAPKPNSRKTNVFNEQVRYAFQGALQDLKSKPLATFLTVMVIAISLTLPSVCYMVYKNVNHAASQYYPSPQITVYLQKTLDDDAAARVVGQLQAEQGVEKVNYLSRDDALGEFRNWSGFGGALDMLEENPLPAVAVVIPKLDFQGTESLNTLRDRIAQINGIDEVRMDDSWFARLAALTGLVGRVSAMIGVLMVAAVFLVIGNSVRLSIFARRDTINVQKLIGATDGFILRPFLYGGALLGFSGAFLSLILSEILVMRLSSAVTEVAQVFGTKFDINGLSFDECLLLLLVCSMIGWVAAWLATVQHLRHFTPD; encoded by the coding sequence ATGAATAGACGTGACGCTATTAACCAAATCAAACAGTTCGGTGGCCGACTGGATCGCTTTCGTAAATCGGGCGGTGCGCCGGGTGACGGCGGTCGCAACGCGCCTAAGCGTGCGAAGGCCGCGCCAAAGCCGAACTCGCGTAAAACCAATGTCTTTAATGAGCAGGTACGTTATGCGTTCCAGGGCGCGTTACAGGACCTGAAAAGCAAGCCGCTGGCGACATTCCTGACGGTGATGGTTATTGCCATCTCCCTGACGCTGCCAAGCGTGTGCTACATGGTTTATAAGAACGTAAACCATGCAGCAAGCCAGTATTATCCGTCCCCGCAGATCACCGTTTACCTGCAAAAAACGCTGGATGATGATGCGGCGGCGCGGGTGGTTGGTCAGTTGCAGGCCGAGCAGGGCGTGGAGAAAGTGAATTATCTTTCCCGTGACGACGCGCTGGGCGAATTCCGTAACTGGTCTGGATTTGGCGGTGCGCTGGATATGCTGGAAGAGAACCCGCTGCCGGCTGTGGCGGTGGTGATCCCGAAACTGGACTTCCAGGGTACGGAGTCGCTAAACACGCTGCGTGACCGTATCGCACAAATCAACGGTATTGATGAAGTGCGGATGGATGACAGCTGGTTCGCTCGCCTGGCGGCGCTGACGGGCCTTGTCGGACGCGTTTCCGCGATGATTGGCGTGCTGATGGTAGCGGCGGTCTTCCTCGTCATCGGTAACAGCGTGCGTCTGAGTATTTTTGCGCGTCGCGATACCATTAACGTGCAAAAACTGATTGGCGCGACGGATGGATTTATCCTGCGTCCGTTCCTCTACGGTGGGGCACTGCTCGGTTTTTCCGGTGCATTTCTTTCACTGATTTTGTCAGAAATTTTGGTGATGCGTCTGTCGTCAGCGGTGACTGAAGTGGCACAGGTATTTGGAACCAAGTTTGATATCAATGGCTTATCATTCGATGAATGCCTGTTATTGCTGCTGGTGTGCTCGATGATTGGCTGGGTGGCAGCCTGGCTTGCCACGGTTCAACATTTACGCCACTTTACCCCCGATTAA
- the livH gene encoding high-affinity branched-chain amino acid ABC transporter permease LivH, with translation MSEQFLYFLQQMFNGVTLGSTYALIAIGYTMVYGIIGMINFAHGEVYMIGSYVSFMIIAALMMMGIDSSWLLVAAGFVGAIVIASAYGWSIERVAYRPVRSSKRLIALISAIGMSIFLQNYVSLTEGSRDVALPSLFNGQWTVGSSENFSASITTMQLVIWIVTFLAMLALTLFIRYSRMGRACRACAEDLKMASLLGINTDRVIALTFVIGAAMAAVAGVLLGQFYGVINPYIGFMAGMKAFTAAVLGGIGSIPGAMIGGLILGVAEALSSAYLSTEYKDVVSFALLILVLLVMPTGILGRPEVEKV, from the coding sequence ATGTCCGAGCAGTTCCTCTATTTCTTGCAGCAGATGTTTAACGGCGTCACGCTGGGAAGCACCTACGCGCTGATCGCCATCGGTTACACGATGGTGTACGGCATTATCGGCATGATCAACTTCGCCCATGGCGAGGTGTATATGATCGGCAGCTATGTCTCCTTTATGATCATCGCCGCGCTAATGATGATGGGCATTGATTCCAGTTGGCTACTGGTCGCGGCGGGCTTCGTCGGCGCGATTGTGATTGCCAGCGCCTACGGCTGGAGCATTGAACGCGTGGCGTATCGACCCGTGCGCAGCTCTAAGCGCCTGATCGCGCTGATTTCCGCTATCGGGATGTCCATCTTCCTGCAAAACTACGTCAGCCTGACGGAAGGTTCGCGCGATGTGGCACTGCCCAGCCTGTTTAATGGCCAGTGGACCGTTGGCAGTAGCGAAAACTTCTCTGCTTCCATCACCACCATGCAGTTGGTTATCTGGATTGTAACCTTCCTGGCGATGCTGGCGCTGACGCTGTTTATCCGTTACTCCCGTATGGGTCGCGCCTGCCGTGCCTGCGCGGAAGACCTGAAAATGGCCAGCCTGCTCGGCATCAACACCGATCGCGTGATTGCGCTGACCTTTGTGATTGGCGCGGCAATGGCGGCGGTCGCGGGCGTGCTGCTCGGTCAATTCTATGGCGTAATTAACCCATACATCGGCTTTATGGCCGGGATGAAGGCCTTTACCGCAGCGGTGCTTGGCGGCATCGGCAGCATTCCTGGGGCGATGATCGGCGGCCTGATTCTGGGCGTCGCGGAAGCGCTCTCCTCTGCTTATCTGAGTACTGAATACAAAGACGTCGTTTCATTCGCGCTACTGATTCTGGTGCTGCTGGTGATGCCGACCGGTATTCTGGGTCGCCCGGAGGTAGAGAAAGTATGA
- the rpoH gene encoding RNA polymerase sigma factor RpoH, producing MTKEMQNLALAPVGNLESYIRAANAWPMLSADEERALAEKLHYQGDLEAAKTLILSHLRFVVHVARNYAGYGLPQADLIQEGNIGLMKAVRRFNPEVGVRLVSFAVHWIKAEIHEYVLRNWRIVKVATTKAQRKLFFNLRKTKQRLGWFNQDEVEMVARELGVSSKDVREMESRMAAQDMTFDMSSDDESDSQPMAPVLYLQDKSSNFADGIEEDNWEDQAANKLTHAMEGLDERSQDIIRARWLDEDNKSTLQELADRYGVSAERVRQLEKNAMKKLRAAIEA from the coding sequence ATGACCAAAGAAATGCAAAATTTAGCTTTAGCCCCTGTTGGTAACCTGGAATCTTACATCCGGGCTGCGAACGCGTGGCCGATGTTGTCGGCTGACGAGGAGCGGGCACTGGCTGAAAAGCTGCATTACCAGGGCGATCTGGAAGCAGCTAAAACGCTGATCCTGTCTCACCTGCGCTTTGTTGTTCATGTTGCTCGTAATTATGCGGGCTATGGCCTGCCGCAGGCGGATTTGATTCAGGAAGGTAATATCGGCCTGATGAAAGCCGTGCGCCGTTTCAACCCAGAAGTGGGTGTGCGCCTGGTTTCCTTCGCTGTGCATTGGATCAAAGCTGAGATCCACGAATACGTTCTGCGTAACTGGCGTATCGTTAAAGTCGCGACCACTAAAGCGCAGCGTAAGCTGTTCTTTAACCTGCGTAAAACCAAGCAGCGTCTGGGCTGGTTTAACCAGGACGAAGTTGAAATGGTTGCTCGCGAGCTGGGTGTTTCCAGCAAAGACGTGCGCGAAATGGAATCCCGTATGGCGGCGCAGGACATGACGTTTGACATGTCTTCAGACGATGAGTCTGACAGCCAGCCGATGGCCCCGGTGCTGTATCTGCAGGATAAATCTTCTAACTTTGCCGACGGCATTGAAGAAGACAACTGGGAAGATCAGGCCGCGAACAAACTTACCCACGCAATGGAAGGTCTGGACGAGCGTAGCCAGGACATCATTCGTGCACGTTGGCTGGACGAAGACAACAAGTCGACGTTGCAGGAACTGGCCGATCGCTACGGCGTTTCCGCTGAACGTGTTCGTCAGCTTGAAAAGAACGCCATGAAAAAATTGCGCGCGGCGATCGAAGCATAA
- the livJ gene encoding branched chain amino acid ABC transporter substrate-binding protein LivJ — translation MNMKGKALLAGCIALSLSNMAFAKDIKVAVVGAMSGPVAQYGDQEFTGAEQAIADINAKGGVKGDKLVMVKYDDACDPKQAVAVANKVVNDGIKYVIGHLCSSSTQPASDIYEDEGILMITPAATAPELTARGYNLVLRTTGLDSDQGPTAAKYIVEKVKPKRIAIVHDKQQYGEGLARSVQDNLKKANADVVFFDGITAGEKDFSTLVARLKKENIDFVYYGGYHPEMGQILRQARAAGLKTQFMGPEGVANVSLSNIAGESAEGLLVTKPKNYDQVPANKPIVDAIKAKKQDPSGAFVWTTYAALQSLQAGLNQSDDPAEIAKYLKANSVETVMGPLSWDAKGDLKGFEFGVFDWHANGTATDAK, via the coding sequence ATGAATATGAAGGGTAAAGCGTTATTGGCAGGATGTATCGCCCTGTCTTTGAGCAATATGGCGTTTGCTAAGGATATTAAAGTTGCTGTCGTCGGCGCGATGTCCGGTCCGGTAGCGCAGTATGGCGATCAGGAATTTACTGGCGCAGAGCAGGCGATTGCAGATATCAATGCCAAAGGCGGCGTGAAAGGCGACAAACTGGTCATGGTGAAATATGACGATGCCTGTGACCCGAAACAAGCGGTAGCGGTAGCTAATAAAGTGGTCAACGACGGGATTAAATATGTTATCGGCCACCTGTGCTCATCTTCCACTCAGCCTGCGTCAGATATCTATGAAGACGAAGGCATTCTGATGATTACCCCAGCGGCAACGGCGCCAGAGCTGACCGCACGCGGCTATAACCTGGTGTTACGTACCACCGGTCTGGATTCCGATCAGGGCCCGACTGCTGCCAAATATATCGTTGAAAAAGTGAAGCCGAAGCGCATTGCGATCGTTCACGACAAACAACAGTATGGTGAAGGCCTGGCGCGTTCCGTGCAGGACAACCTCAAGAAAGCCAACGCTGACGTGGTGTTCTTCGATGGGATCACCGCTGGCGAGAAAGATTTCTCTACGCTGGTGGCGCGTCTGAAGAAAGAGAATATCGATTTCGTTTACTACGGTGGTTACCACCCGGAAATGGGGCAGATTCTGCGCCAGGCACGCGCTGCGGGTCTGAAAACCCAGTTTATGGGACCAGAAGGGGTAGCGAACGTGTCGCTGTCTAACATCGCGGGTGAGTCTGCAGAAGGCTTACTGGTAACGAAACCGAAAAACTACGATCAGGTTCCGGCGAACAAACCGATTGTGGACGCGATCAAAGCCAAGAAACAGGATCCGAGCGGTGCATTCGTATGGACCACCTACGCCGCGCTGCAATCCTTGCAGGCCGGTCTGAACCAGTCTGACGACCCGGCTGAAATTGCCAAATACCTGAAAGCAAACTCAGTGGAAACCGTAATGGGGCCGCTGTCATGGGATGCGAAAGGCGATCTGAAAGGCTTCGAATTCGGCGTGTTTGACTGGCATGCTAATGGTACGGCGACAGACGCCAAGTAA
- the ftsE gene encoding cell division ATP-binding protein FtsE, producing the protein MIRFEHVSKAYLGGRQALQGVTFHMQPGEMAFLTGHSGAGKSTLLKLICGIERPSAGKIYFSGHDISRLKNREVPFLRRQIGMIFQDHHLLMDRTVFDNVAIPLIIAGASGDDIRRRVSAALDKVGLLDKAKNFPIQLSGGEQQRVGIARAVVNKPAVLLADEPTGNLDDALSEGILRLFEEFNRVGVTVLMATHDIGLISRRSYRQMVLSDGHLHGGLAHE; encoded by the coding sequence ATGATTCGCTTTGAACATGTCAGCAAGGCCTATCTCGGTGGGAGACAAGCGCTGCAGGGAGTGACCTTCCATATGCAGCCTGGCGAGATGGCGTTTCTGACCGGCCACTCCGGCGCGGGGAAAAGTACCCTGCTGAAGCTGATTTGTGGAATTGAACGGCCCAGCGCCGGGAAAATCTACTTTAGCGGGCATGACATCAGCCGTTTGAAAAACCGCGAAGTGCCGTTTCTGCGTCGTCAGATTGGCATGATTTTTCAGGATCACCACCTGCTAATGGACAGAACCGTGTTTGATAACGTGGCAATTCCGCTGATCATCGCGGGCGCCAGCGGGGACGATATTCGTCGTCGCGTGTCAGCGGCGCTGGATAAGGTCGGGCTGTTGGACAAAGCGAAAAACTTCCCGATTCAGCTCTCTGGCGGTGAACAACAGCGCGTCGGCATTGCCCGTGCGGTGGTGAATAAACCAGCGGTGCTGCTGGCGGATGAACCAACGGGGAACCTGGATGACGCGCTGTCGGAAGGGATCCTGCGCCTGTTCGAAGAGTTTAACCGCGTCGGGGTCACGGTATTAATGGCCACGCACGATATTGGCCTGATCTCCCGTCGCTCCTATCGCCAAATGGTTCTGAGCGATGGACATCTGCATGGAGGCCTGGCGCATGAATAG
- the livK gene encoding high-affinity branched-chain amino acid ABC transporter substrate-binding protein LivK gives MKRNAKTIIAGVIALAMSHAVMAEDIKVAVVGAMSGPVAQWGDMEFNGARQAIKDINAKGGVKGDKLVAVEYDDACDPKQAVAVANKIVNDGIQYVIGHLCSSSTQPASDIYEDEGILMISPGATNPELTQRGYAHIMRTAGLDSSQGPTAAKYILEKVKPQRIAIIHDKQQYGEGLARSVQDSLKAGKANIVFFDGITAGEKDFSALIARLKKENIDFVYYGGYYPEMGQMLRQARSVGLKTQFMGPEGVGNASLSNIAGDAAEGMLVTMPKRYDQDPANKAIVDALKADKKDPTGPYVWITYAAVQSLATAMDRSGSKEPLDLVKDLKAHGADTVIGPLKWDEKGDLKGFEFGVFQWHADGSSTVAK, from the coding sequence ATGAAACGGAATGCGAAAACAATTATCGCAGGGGTGATAGCACTGGCAATGTCACACGCGGTCATGGCGGAAGATATCAAGGTCGCTGTTGTCGGCGCGATGTCAGGTCCGGTCGCGCAGTGGGGTGATATGGAATTTAATGGCGCACGTCAGGCCATTAAAGATATCAATGCCAAAGGCGGGGTCAAAGGCGACAAACTGGTCGCTGTGGAATATGACGACGCCTGCGATCCGAAACAGGCTGTTGCGGTAGCGAACAAAATCGTCAATGACGGCATTCAGTACGTTATTGGACATCTGTGCTCATCTTCCACGCAGCCCGCATCAGATATCTATGAAGATGAAGGCATTCTGATGATTTCTCCGGGCGCCACAAACCCGGAACTGACCCAGCGCGGTTACGCTCACATTATGCGTACAGCGGGCCTGGACTCCTCTCAAGGGCCGACCGCCGCGAAATACATTCTGGAGAAGGTGAAGCCGCAGCGCATTGCCATCATTCACGATAAACAGCAATACGGTGAAGGCCTGGCGCGTTCAGTGCAGGACAGCCTGAAAGCGGGCAAAGCCAACATCGTTTTCTTTGACGGTATCACCGCCGGGGAAAAAGATTTTTCTGCGCTGATCGCTCGCCTGAAAAAAGAAAATATCGACTTTGTTTATTACGGCGGCTACTACCCGGAAATGGGGCAAATGCTGCGCCAGGCACGTTCCGTCGGGCTGAAAACCCAGTTTATGGGACCAGAGGGCGTCGGCAATGCGTCGCTGTCTAACATTGCTGGTGATGCCGCTGAAGGCATGCTGGTGACCATGCCAAAACGCTATGACCAGGATCCGGCGAATAAAGCTATCGTCGATGCGCTCAAAGCTGACAAGAAAGATCCAACTGGACCGTACGTGTGGATCACTTATGCAGCCGTCCAGTCATTGGCGACAGCAATGGATCGCAGCGGTAGCAAAGAGCCGCTGGACCTGGTGAAAGATCTGAAAGCACACGGGGCTGATACCGTGATTGGGCCGCTGAAATGGGACGAAAAAGGCGATTTGAAGGGATTTGAGTTTGGTGTCTTCCAGTGGCATGCGGACGGTTCATCGACCGTCGCGAAGTAA
- the livM gene encoding branched chain amino acid ABC transporter permease LivM, translating to MKPMHFAMALLSAAMFFVLAGVFMGVQLELDGTKLVVDSAADIRWQWVFIGTGVVFLFQLLRPAFQKGLKSVSGPKFILPAIDGSTVKQKLFLVALLVIAVAWPFMVSRGTVDIATLTMIYIILGLGLNVVVGLSGLLVLGYGGFYAIGAYTFALLNHYYGLGFWTCLPLAGLVSAAAGFLLGFPVLRLRGDYLAIVTLGFGEIVRILLLNNTEVTGGPNGISQIPKPTFFGLEFSRTAREGGWDTFSNFFNVKYDPSDRVIFLYLVALLLVVFSLFVINRLLRMPLGRAWEALREDEIACRSLGLNPTRIKLTAFTISAAFAGFAGTLFAARQGFVSPESFTFAESAFVLAIVVLGGMGSQFAVILAAILLVVSRELMRDFNEYSMLMLGGLMVLMMIWRPQGLLPMTRPQLKLKNGEAKGEQA from the coding sequence ATGAAACCGATGCATTTTGCAATGGCGCTGCTCTCTGCCGCCATGTTCTTCGTCCTGGCGGGCGTCTTTATGGGCGTTCAGTTAGAGCTTGACGGCACCAAACTGGTGGTGGATTCCGCGGCAGATATTCGCTGGCAGTGGGTGTTTATTGGTACTGGCGTGGTCTTCCTCTTTCAGTTGCTGCGTCCAGCTTTCCAGAAGGGCCTGAAGAGCGTCTCCGGACCGAAGTTTATTCTGCCGGCGATTGACGGCTCCACCGTTAAACAGAAGCTGTTCCTGGTGGCGTTGCTGGTGATTGCCGTGGCGTGGCCGTTTATGGTCTCGCGCGGTACGGTGGATATCGCCACGCTGACGATGATTTATATCATCCTCGGCCTCGGCTTAAACGTGGTGGTGGGGCTTTCCGGCCTGCTGGTGCTGGGCTACGGCGGCTTTTATGCCATCGGCGCTTACACCTTCGCGCTGCTGAACCACTATTACGGACTCGGCTTCTGGACCTGTCTGCCGCTGGCGGGGTTGGTTTCCGCTGCTGCGGGCTTCCTGCTCGGCTTCCCGGTACTGCGCCTGCGCGGTGATTATCTGGCGATTGTGACCTTAGGCTTCGGTGAAATCGTCCGTATCCTACTGCTCAACAACACCGAAGTGACCGGTGGCCCGAACGGTATCAGCCAGATCCCGAAACCGACCTTTTTCGGTCTGGAGTTTAGCCGTACCGCTCGTGAAGGTGGCTGGGATACCTTCAGCAACTTCTTTAACGTCAAGTACGATCCCTCTGACCGCGTCATTTTCCTCTATCTGGTGGCGCTGCTGCTGGTGGTCTTCTCGCTGTTTGTGATTAACCGTCTGCTGCGTATGCCGTTGGGCCGTGCGTGGGAAGCGCTGCGTGAAGATGAAATAGCCTGTCGCTCGCTGGGCTTAAACCCAACGCGCATCAAACTGACAGCTTTTACCATCAGCGCCGCGTTTGCCGGTTTTGCCGGTACGCTGTTTGCCGCGCGCCAGGGCTTCGTCAGCCCGGAATCCTTCACCTTTGCCGAGTCGGCCTTTGTGCTGGCAATTGTGGTATTGGGCGGAATGGGCTCACAGTTTGCGGTGATCCTCGCGGCCATCCTGCTGGTAGTGTCACGCGAGCTGATGCGTGATTTCAACGAATACAGCATGTTAATGCTGGGTGGTTTAATGGTACTGATGATGATCTGGCGTCCGCAGGGCTTGTTGCCGATGACCCGTCCACAGTTGAAGCTGAAAAACGGGGAAGCGAAAGGAGAGCAGGCATGA